One window of Nostoc sp. C052 genomic DNA carries:
- a CDS encoding NHLP bacteriocin export ABC transporter permease/ATPase subunit, with translation MLQSHLSSNPRLLKGNTPLLLTQEQDIWWVQSGTLVVFSTELDEKAQLRSDRQYLFTVEAGELLWGMTSERKSVVAIALEESNVQAIAADLSTKLPIEPHLADGIEGWIRHWDEWLSHQSLLNRSEGEILTATSARYYTLLKQQVLQGNRQTVQWVKIQHGQVRWLGLEAFTLDANSPIFPLTPHTYLIADHLTEIQIVSLTDLSFSEMLSQSARDGANELLSGLQQFHRFLQHLLQHLEEQHHAEELRRFQERERLNQQIFYHAMNDLLSPLQATPVEISQDGSPLLVAAGAVAHAMGITLRPPAESEDIHLLKDPLEAIAHASKFRTRIVQLVGEWWNEEHGPLLAYTLEGQPIALLQSGKYYIAFDPIDLSRTPVNAAYAKTLSKSASMLYRPLPEVVGRIPSILTFALRGYLKEILLIILMGILGSLLGMVVPQVTQILINQAIPEGDRAAVWQLGLALFAAACGQTAFGLTQGLLSLRVENAADSTLQPAVWDRLLQLPTTFFRKYSMGDLLTRMMAVNQIRQHLSSATQRTLLNAIFSLLNLGLMLIYSVPLSAVAVGITLVSVILTGVSSTLLLGLNRRQEELSGKLNGLNVELINGVAKLRVAAAENRAFGAWARVFSQRSRVHARIQHIDNGVAVVGEALPILSSVMIYWFIMMLTEAAQQEGGKPFSIGALLAFSSAFGTFQGGVISLSNTGTNLLNIIPLWERAKPILHTSLESSLEQADPGRLQGEIQMDRVVFRYREDGPLILDDVSLMANPGEFVALVGPSGSGKSTLLRLLLGFEMPLSGTVYYDGQDLTGLDVQSVRRQCGVVLQNGRIGAGSLFENITGGALISLSQAWEATRMAGFAEDIEQMPMGMHTVVSEGGMNLSGGQRQRLLIARAIVLRPKIILFDEATSALDNRTQAIVSESLDRLNVTRIVIAHRLSTIRNADRIYVMEAGRIVQTGTFEELIHQEGLFARLAARQLD, from the coding sequence ATGCTTCAGTCTCATTTGTCCTCAAATCCCCGCTTACTCAAAGGGAACACTCCCCTGTTGCTCACTCAGGAACAGGATATCTGGTGGGTGCAATCTGGTACGCTCGTCGTCTTTTCGACAGAATTGGATGAGAAGGCTCAATTGAGAAGCGATCGCCAATATCTATTTACCGTTGAAGCGGGTGAACTACTATGGGGTATGACATCGGAGCGAAAAAGTGTCGTTGCGATCGCGTTAGAAGAAAGTAATGTGCAAGCAATCGCCGCTGATCTGTCTACTAAATTGCCGATTGAGCCCCACCTAGCAGATGGTATCGAAGGTTGGATTCGCCACTGGGACGAATGGCTAAGTCATCAATCGTTGCTAAATCGTTCAGAAGGTGAAATTCTCACGGCAACCTCTGCAAGATACTATACGCTGTTGAAACAGCAGGTCTTGCAGGGCAATCGCCAAACCGTGCAATGGGTTAAGATTCAGCACGGGCAGGTGCGTTGGCTGGGTCTCGAAGCATTCACACTTGATGCAAACAGTCCAATTTTTCCGCTCACGCCCCATACCTATCTGATCGCAGATCATCTCACAGAGATCCAGATTGTCTCCCTCACCGATTTATCCTTCTCAGAAATGCTCTCTCAATCTGCAAGGGATGGAGCAAACGAATTACTATCTGGACTGCAACAATTTCATCGCTTTCTACAGCATCTTTTACAACACCTAGAAGAACAACATCACGCAGAAGAACTCCGCCGCTTTCAGGAACGCGAACGATTAAATCAGCAGATTTTCTATCATGCAATGAATGACCTGCTATCGCCATTGCAAGCAACCCCTGTGGAGATATCTCAGGATGGTTCGCCGCTACTGGTTGCAGCAGGAGCAGTCGCTCATGCAATGGGAATCACCTTACGCCCTCCCGCTGAGTCGGAAGATATTCACCTGTTGAAAGATCCATTAGAGGCGATCGCCCACGCCTCTAAATTTCGTACCCGCATTGTGCAGCTTGTCGGTGAATGGTGGAACGAAGAACACGGCCCACTGCTCGCCTACACCCTAGAAGGACAACCCATCGCCCTCCTCCAATCCGGTAAATACTACATTGCCTTTGATCCCATTGATCTCAGTCGCACTCCTGTCAATGCTGCTTATGCAAAAACTTTGAGCAAAAGTGCGTCCATGCTCTACCGCCCCCTGCCAGAAGTCGTTGGGCGGATTCCCAGTATTCTAACGTTCGCGCTCAGAGGATATCTCAAAGAGATTCTCTTGATTATTTTAATGGGGATATTGGGATCGCTATTGGGAATGGTCGTTCCCCAGGTCACTCAGATATTAATTAATCAGGCAATTCCTGAAGGCGATCGTGCAGCCGTATGGCAACTAGGACTGGCATTATTTGCTGCTGCCTGTGGTCAAACTGCCTTTGGCTTAACTCAAGGATTACTGAGTCTGCGGGTCGAAAATGCAGCCGATTCCACACTCCAGCCAGCCGTTTGGGATCGATTATTGCAACTGCCAACGACCTTCTTTCGGAAATATAGCATGGGGGATCTGCTGACTCGCATGATGGCGGTGAATCAAATTCGCCAACATCTCAGTAGTGCAACTCAACGTACCCTACTCAATGCTATTTTTTCACTCTTAAATCTAGGTCTGATGCTGATCTACAGCGTTCCACTCTCCGCTGTCGCTGTTGGCATTACCTTAGTTTCAGTCATCCTCACAGGTGTATCTAGCACTCTACTATTAGGTCTGAATCGTCGGCAAGAAGAATTGAGCGGTAAACTCAATGGACTGAATGTAGAGCTAATCAATGGGGTCGCAAAGCTACGAGTTGCTGCTGCCGAAAATCGAGCATTCGGAGCATGGGCAAGAGTGTTTAGCCAGCGGAGTCGGGTACACGCTCGAATACAACACATCGATAACGGAGTAGCCGTCGTCGGTGAGGCTTTACCGATTCTTAGCTCTGTCATGATTTACTGGTTCATCATGATGCTCACTGAAGCTGCACAACAGGAGGGCGGCAAACCCTTTAGCATTGGCGCTCTTTTAGCGTTTAGTTCCGCTTTTGGCACCTTTCAAGGTGGAGTCATTAGCCTCAGTAATACAGGAACTAACCTTCTCAACATCATTCCTCTGTGGGAGCGGGCTAAACCGATTCTCCATACTTCGCTTGAAAGCTCTTTAGAACAAGCCGATCCAGGTCGTCTACAGGGAGAGATTCAGATGGATCGTGTGGTGTTTCGCTACAGGGAAGATGGCCCACTCATCCTAGATGATGTGAGCCTGATGGCAAATCCGGGGGAATTTGTAGCATTGGTCGGTCCCTCTGGAAGTGGCAAATCTACGTTGCTTCGCCTATTGCTGGGATTTGAAATGCCGTTAAGCGGGACTGTGTATTACGATGGTCAAGATTTGACGGGTCTAGATGTTCAATCCGTTCGACGACAATGTGGTGTTGTTTTGCAGAACGGACGGATCGGAGCCGGATCGCTGTTTGAAAATATTACAGGAGGTGCATTAATCTCTTTGAGCCAAGCTTGGGAAGCTACGCGGATGGCTGGTTTTGCTGAGGATATTGAACAAATGCCGATGGGAATGCACACAGTGGTTAGCGAAGGAGGAATGAATCTTTCTGGAGGACAGCGGCAGCGATTGTTAATTGCACGGGCGATCGTATTGCGTCCCAAAATTATTTTATTTGATGAAGCAACCAGTGCGCTCGACAATCGCACCCAGGCAATTGTATCTGAGAGCTTGGATCGCTTAAACGTCACTCGGATTGTGATTGCACATCGTCTCAGTACCATTCGCAATGCCGATCGCATTTACGTTATGGAGGCAGGTCGAATTGTGCAAACTGGAACGTTTGAGGAGTTGATCCATCAGGAGGGATTGTTTGCTCGACTCGCTGCTCGCCAACTTGATTAG
- a CDS encoding MinD/ParA family protein, which translates to MAKIIAVHSFRGGTGKSNTTANLAAAIALSGKRVAVIDTDIQSPGIHVLFGLEPDRLKYTLNHYLWGNCEIASAAYDVTPTEIKQANGTMFLIPSSTEISSITRILQEGYDVRLLKNGFSDLMQTLKLDYLFIDTHPGLNEETLLCIAISNMLVVILRPDRQDFQGTAVLVDLARRLKVPNLLMVVNRILQRTDLAALKQQVESTYEVAVAGLFPNSDEMMQLASSDLFYLRHPNHPLSQEMQKVAQQVMV; encoded by the coding sequence ATGGCTAAGATTATTGCGGTTCACTCATTTCGTGGAGGCACAGGCAAGTCAAATACAACAGCAAATTTAGCAGCGGCGATCGCTCTATCGGGTAAGCGTGTGGCTGTGATTGATACTGATATCCAGTCTCCTGGCATTCACGTTCTATTTGGATTAGAGCCAGATCGGCTCAAGTATACGCTGAATCACTATTTGTGGGGAAACTGCGAGATTGCCTCTGCTGCCTATGATGTCACCCCTACTGAAATTAAGCAGGCGAACGGCACGATGTTTCTCATTCCCTCCAGTACTGAAATCAGCAGTATTACTCGAATTTTGCAAGAGGGGTATGATGTGCGACTGCTCAAAAATGGATTCAGCGATCTGATGCAGACGCTAAAACTGGATTACCTCTTCATTGATACCCATCCTGGACTAAATGAGGAGACGTTACTTTGTATTGCGATTTCTAATATGCTGGTGGTGATTTTGCGCCCCGATCGTCAAGACTTCCAGGGTACTGCTGTTTTGGTCGATTTAGCTCGTAGACTGAAAGTGCCAAATCTCCTAATGGTGGTGAATCGAATTTTGCAACGCACCGATCTGGCTGCATTGAAACAGCAGGTGGAATCTACCTATGAAGTGGCTGTTGCTGGATTGTTTCCCAATAGTGATGAGATGATGCAGTTGGCGAGTAGCGATTTGTTCTATTTACGCCATCCAAATCATCCCTTGAGTCAGGAAATGCAAAAGGTTGCACAACAGGTGATGGTCTGA
- a CDS encoding NHLP bacteriocin system secretion protein yields the protein MQETQKEDNPKKSLFRQEALDRISSPEQLDQLIQVVNPKAWIPLATIGTFLVVTLVWSIFGRLPITVTGQAILLRPRRVVQFQSPSSGQLQTLNIQAGMEVKRGQAIGTIDQSQLQGQLRQQKEKLAALLSQTRERATLQKQQQGLQQRNLQQQRRILEKSLSDAQALAPVLREQGLNSIQKNRAGLTLRLSQLQKQLPVSQERVTRRQSLLAAGAISQDTLLQVQQEYFDRVTQITDLEAQLQQLRLKELETQQQYLQNQTSIKQNQAQLEDLTSQEIKQLQQQKEQVFTDKNQVDEVKRQIAQLELQLSSQGKIVSPYDGRVLEVTTTPGQIIQAGSLIGSIQAENPAEPLVSLAFFPDRDGKQIQAGMAAQITPSTTKREQFGGIIGKVSDVTPYPVGLENVRAMVGNTELAQQLAGSSAPVQVAIQLTPDSTTFSGYQWSSSRGPQQNLSSGTTASVQVRTGEIAPIAYVIPLFRSWTGIY from the coding sequence ATGCAGGAGACTCAAAAAGAGGACAATCCTAAAAAAAGCTTGTTTCGACAAGAAGCGCTCGATCGAATTTCATCCCCAGAGCAGCTCGATCAACTGATCCAGGTTGTCAACCCCAAAGCCTGGATACCTTTAGCAACGATCGGGACATTTTTGGTTGTCACTTTAGTATGGAGCATCTTCGGGCGGCTGCCCATTACGGTGACTGGGCAAGCAATTCTGTTGCGTCCCCGTCGAGTCGTTCAGTTCCAGTCTCCTAGCAGTGGACAGCTTCAGACTTTAAATATTCAGGCTGGGATGGAGGTGAAACGAGGGCAGGCGATCGGGACGATCGATCAATCCCAACTTCAGGGACAGTTGCGGCAACAAAAAGAAAAGTTAGCAGCACTACTCTCTCAAACCCGCGAACGAGCAACTTTGCAAAAGCAGCAGCAAGGGTTACAACAACGAAATCTCCAACAGCAGCGGCGAATTCTAGAAAAGAGTTTAAGTGATGCTCAAGCACTCGCTCCTGTCCTGCGAGAACAGGGATTGAATTCGATTCAAAAGAATCGGGCTGGACTAACCTTACGATTATCGCAACTTCAGAAACAATTACCTGTGTCACAAGAGCGAGTGACACGACGACAGTCATTACTTGCAGCAGGAGCGATTAGTCAAGATACCTTGCTTCAAGTTCAACAGGAATACTTCGACCGAGTCACTCAGATAACCGATCTAGAAGCGCAACTGCAACAGCTTCGATTAAAAGAACTCGAAACTCAACAGCAATATCTACAGAATCAAACTTCTATTAAACAAAATCAAGCACAATTAGAAGATTTGACATCGCAAGAGATTAAACAATTACAACAACAAAAGGAACAAGTTTTTACGGACAAAAATCAAGTAGATGAAGTGAAACGGCAAATCGCTCAGTTAGAGTTGCAGCTTTCGAGTCAGGGTAAAATTGTGAGTCCTTATGATGGTCGAGTGCTGGAAGTCACGACAACTCCTGGACAGATCATTCAGGCAGGGAGTTTAATTGGTTCGATTCAAGCAGAAAATCCAGCAGAGCCACTGGTAAGTTTAGCTTTTTTTCCTGATCGCGATGGAAAGCAAATTCAGGCAGGAATGGCGGCACAGATCACGCCGAGTACAACAAAGCGAGAGCAGTTTGGTGGCATCATTGGCAAGGTGAGTGATGTGACTCCTTATCCGGTGGGGTTAGAGAATGTCCGAGCAATGGTCGGGAACACCGAGCTAGCTCAACAGTTAGCAGGGAGTAGCGCTCCAGTACAGGTTGCCATTCAGCTTACGCCCGATAGTACAACCTTTAGCGGTTACCAATGGAGTTCATCCCGTGGGCCGCAACAAAATCTATCGTCAGGAACCACTGCCAGCGTTCAGGTTCGCACGGGTGAGATTGCTCCGATTGCGTATGTGATTCCGTTGTTTCGGTCATGGACAGGAATCTACTAA
- a CDS encoding NHLP leader peptide family RiPP precursor translates to MSSSESGQTVEMIATGHIPNLEAQLITQAVQDPAFRQKLIADPRAVLSEQGLEIPDGIQINVLQESPSQYYLVLPALHGSPTEGAAELSDEELEAVAGGNLDSQNSNWTGCASGRSGCVATNGCSIAAVIGSGIAATAIVAGGVAAASVTAGALTAASPLVAVAATGTAAACGIGQAAASKYG, encoded by the coding sequence ATGTCTAGTAGTGAGTCCGGACAAACGGTTGAGATGATTGCAACTGGGCATATACCTAATTTGGAAGCGCAGTTGATCACTCAAGCAGTTCAAGATCCAGCATTTCGGCAAAAGCTAATCGCTGATCCTAGAGCCGTGTTGTCCGAGCAAGGACTGGAAATTCCGGATGGCATACAAATTAATGTGTTGCAGGAAAGTCCTAGTCAATACTATCTCGTACTGCCTGCGCTGCACGGTTCTCCAACTGAAGGTGCCGCTGAGCTATCGGATGAGGAACTAGAAGCGGTCGCAGGTGGAAATCTAGATTCACAAAATTCAAACTGGACGGGCTGTGCCTCTGGACGGTCTGGTTGCGTTGCCACGAATGGTTGCAGTATTGCAGCGGTAATTGGGTCAGGCATTGCGGCTACTGCAATTGTCGCAGGTGGGGTTGCTGCGGCATCAGTAACAGCAGGTGCACTTACTGCGGCATCTCCCCTTGTTGCAGTTGCGGCAACAGGTACGGCTGCCGCTTGTGGTATTGGACAAGCGGCGGCGAGCAAGTACGGTTGA
- a CDS encoding cyclic nucleotide-binding domain-containing protein, with translation MTEVLLEELLDSDINWIAQRGHKRHFSANQSIIQQGQPLDACYILLTGSLVAAVADSLATDPEMGQSLIQFSPGEIVGETAFFRSTPFPMTIRAMQDCEVLELPYPAMQARLSQDPAFASRFYRAIAILLLQRFEQVLSKFSRRRGLQISTVQDAPVFLGELHDSDVDWMIEQGTVEEAIAHQVLIQAGRAVEKLYVVLSGELAVAATEQKRSALNEIFSQLRGDENEPSGRQILRVSRGEIAGETALLNSRLSNFIVKATVPSVLLSIPQPHLSLKLQQDLAMGARFYRVLAILNADRLEAFIDRLGYTATAYRVGQPLSSTVQYEDELNLDTLDVVNVGGARFDWMLQQLKVRGR, from the coding sequence ATGACCGAAGTGTTGTTAGAAGAACTGCTGGACAGTGACATCAACTGGATCGCTCAGAGAGGGCATAAACGTCATTTCTCTGCGAATCAATCGATTATTCAGCAGGGGCAACCTTTGGATGCCTGCTACATTTTGCTAACGGGATCATTAGTCGCTGCCGTTGCCGATAGTTTAGCGACTGATCCAGAAATGGGACAGTCATTGATTCAATTCTCACCTGGAGAGATTGTAGGAGAAACCGCTTTCTTTCGATCTACTCCCTTTCCGATGACCATTCGGGCGATGCAGGATTGTGAAGTACTGGAGTTGCCCTACCCAGCAATGCAAGCTCGACTGAGTCAAGATCCAGCCTTTGCCAGCCGATTTTATCGAGCGATCGCGATCCTTCTACTCCAGCGGTTTGAGCAAGTCCTTAGTAAGTTTTCTCGTCGTCGAGGACTTCAAATCTCGACAGTGCAAGATGCTCCTGTATTTTTGGGAGAACTGCACGATAGTGATGTGGACTGGATGATTGAACAGGGAACTGTGGAAGAAGCGATTGCTCATCAGGTGTTGATCCAGGCAGGTCGTGCAGTCGAAAAGCTCTATGTAGTCCTGAGTGGGGAACTTGCTGTTGCCGCAACTGAACAGAAACGTAGCGCCCTCAATGAGATTTTTAGCCAGTTACGAGGCGACGAAAATGAACCGAGCGGTCGCCAAATTCTCCGGGTGAGTCGAGGTGAGATCGCGGGAGAAACTGCGCTTCTGAACTCGCGTCTATCTAATTTTATCGTTAAGGCAACCGTGCCTTCAGTATTATTGTCAATTCCCCAACCCCACTTGTCACTCAAACTTCAACAAGACCTAGCAATGGGGGCACGTTTCTATCGGGTGCTAGCGATTTTGAATGCAGATCGACTGGAAGCATTTATCGATCGCCTCGGTTATACTGCGACTGCTTATCGGGTTGGACAGCCGTTATCTAGTACAGTGCAGTATGAGGATGAACTCAATCTCGATACACTCGATGTCGTTAACGTTGGGGGAGCGCGATTTGATTGGATGCTACAACAATTGAAAGTACGAGGTAGATAA
- a CDS encoding NHLP family bacteriocin export ABC transporter peptidase/permease/ATPase subunit, which produces MTQFLSRIRSRWNRFGFDTSRTPTLIQMENAECGAAALGIILAYYQRIVPLSELRRECGVSRDGSKASNMVKAARLYGLEAKGFKLPIEKLVDVRFPCIVFWNFNHFLVVERFTQNWVYLNDPASGRRKVSQEEFSQSYTGIVLVLEPGSEFKPGGKKPGILSALIGRLKHSQQAIAFCLIAGLLLTLPRLAIPVFSQVFVDEVLVQGRQEWIRPLLIAMIVTALFQGLLAQMRLNYLLRLSIKLSTTMAGNFLWHILRLPVSFYAQRYAGEISNRSALNDKVSGVITGQLGTTAIDLVMIVFYAVIMFAYDWVLTLVAITFAILNLVLLRFLATSRKDANSKLAQEGGKALGMVVGSLLSIESVKASGLESDVFAKFAGSYAKTINAQKEAVVPNQMLSTLPTLLGAMATTTILVVGGFRIMGGSLSIGMLMAYQSLTQSFLGPVNSLLNFGTTLQDLEADLNRLDDVLQNPVDPMVTREQSFASTPQATAQNIRLKGTVELSHLTFGYSRMAAPLIDDFSLTVHPGQRVALVGGSGSGKSTVAKLVTGLYQPWQGEIRLDGIEYTRIPRTVLANSLAMVEQEIFLFAGTVRENLTLWDATVPLEDIVRACQDAAIHDLIISMPGGYESSLIEGGMNLSGGQRQRLEIARALVWNPSILVLDEATSALDAETELIIDRNLRRRGCSCIVVAHRLSTIRDCDEIIVLNKGKVVQRGTHDELRQQPGTYQDLLSTATKTEEQENAIA; this is translated from the coding sequence ATGACCCAGTTTTTATCCAGAATTAGATCCAGGTGGAATCGATTTGGATTCGATACCAGTCGAACGCCAACGCTGATTCAGATGGAGAATGCTGAGTGTGGAGCAGCGGCATTGGGGATTATTTTAGCTTACTATCAGCGGATCGTGCCACTATCAGAGCTACGGCGCGAATGCGGAGTTTCAAGAGATGGGAGTAAAGCATCAAATATGGTGAAGGCAGCCCGGCTTTATGGATTGGAAGCAAAGGGGTTTAAGCTGCCGATCGAGAAGCTTGTAGATGTGCGCTTCCCCTGTATCGTATTCTGGAATTTTAACCATTTTTTAGTCGTCGAGCGTTTTACGCAGAATTGGGTTTACCTGAACGATCCAGCATCAGGACGCAGAAAGGTTTCGCAGGAAGAATTCAGCCAGAGTTATACCGGGATCGTGTTAGTCCTAGAGCCGGGATCTGAGTTTAAGCCAGGAGGAAAGAAACCGGGAATTTTATCAGCCTTGATCGGTCGATTGAAACATTCTCAGCAGGCGATCGCGTTTTGCCTGATTGCAGGATTACTCCTGACGTTACCCCGCCTAGCAATTCCTGTTTTTAGCCAAGTTTTTGTTGACGAAGTGCTTGTTCAAGGTCGTCAAGAATGGATACGTCCGTTATTAATTGCCATGATCGTGACAGCACTATTTCAGGGACTATTAGCGCAGATGCGATTAAACTATCTGCTTCGCCTGTCGATTAAACTCTCAACGACAATGGCAGGCAATTTTCTCTGGCATATTTTGCGCTTACCTGTTAGCTTCTATGCCCAGCGTTATGCTGGAGAAATTAGCAACCGCAGTGCTTTGAACGATAAAGTTTCTGGGGTAATTACTGGGCAGTTAGGAACCACCGCGATCGATTTGGTGATGATTGTGTTTTATGCGGTCATTATGTTTGCCTACGATTGGGTGCTAACGCTAGTTGCTATTACATTTGCCATTCTCAATTTGGTGCTGCTTAGATTTCTAGCTACCAGTCGTAAGGATGCAAACAGCAAACTGGCTCAGGAAGGCGGTAAGGCTTTGGGGATGGTTGTGGGGTCTTTGCTCTCGATCGAAAGCGTAAAAGCGTCAGGGCTAGAATCCGATGTGTTCGCTAAATTCGCAGGTTCCTACGCCAAGACGATCAATGCACAGAAAGAGGCGGTTGTGCCGAACCAGATGCTCTCCACTTTACCGACTTTGCTCGGAGCGATGGCGACGACCACAATTCTAGTTGTCGGTGGATTTCGGATTATGGGTGGCAGTCTGAGTATTGGGATGCTGATGGCTTATCAATCACTGACGCAGAGCTTTCTGGGCCCTGTAAACTCTCTGCTGAACTTTGGCACTACGCTTCAAGACCTGGAAGCGGATTTGAATCGTCTAGATGATGTTTTGCAAAATCCAGTTGATCCTATGGTGACTCGTGAGCAGTCGTTCGCATCCACTCCGCAAGCTACTGCTCAAAATATTCGCTTAAAAGGCACAGTTGAATTGAGTCATCTCACCTTTGGCTATAGCCGAATGGCAGCTCCTTTGATTGACGATTTTAGTCTGACTGTTCACCCAGGTCAGCGAGTCGCTTTGGTCGGGGGTAGCGGTTCTGGAAAGTCTACTGTTGCCAAGTTAGTCACAGGATTGTACCAACCCTGGCAGGGTGAAATTCGATTGGATGGGATTGAGTACACTCGCATTCCTCGGACGGTTTTAGCCAATTCGCTGGCAATGGTCGAACAGGAAATCTTTCTGTTTGCTGGAACGGTGCGTGAAAATTTGACCCTGTGGGATGCCACGGTTCCCTTGGAAGATATAGTACGAGCTTGTCAGGATGCTGCCATTCATGACTTGATTATCTCAATGCCAGGCGGATATGAGTCCTCCTTGATTGAAGGGGGAATGAACTTGAGCGGTGGACAACGACAGCGGCTTGAAATTGCGCGTGCTTTGGTGTGGAATCCCTCAATTTTAGTGCTAGATGAGGCAACCAGTGCCCTAGACGCTGAGACTGAATTGATCATCGATCGCAATTTGCGCCGCAGAGGATGCTCTTGCATTGTGGTAGCGCATCGTCTTAGTACCATCCGCGATTGCGATGAAATCATCGTGCTGAACAAGGGAAAAGTTGTGCAGCGGGGCACTCACGATGAACTTCGCCAGCAACCTGGAACTTATCAAGACCTGTTATCAACAGCTACCAAAACAGAAGAACAAGAAAACGCGATCGCGTAG
- a CDS encoding AAA-like domain-containing protein: MKIPQYSAHSSHRAIDLERLLHILDDAVNLQVGKHFNTLQTLILHGVWMEQSYQDIAQTAHCSETHIKKVGAELWELLSTVLAEPVSKKTLRAILERRSSELLKRVAQATLPTVRVPDVEDFLEFPDGPVKLDSPFYIKHPAIETKCHQVLQQPGGFVRLQAPSQMGKTTLLNRILLQAKQQGYLCVSIDIQLVDQTTLQHLDRFLQWLCTHIASSLQLPTKLNDYWDITYGSKISCQNYFKNVLLPQLQAPLILAIDKLDLLFAYPNVADDFFALLCSWYEQSKYNELWQKLRLILVYSMKHYVPLNLYQSPFNIGVAVELPELSMGQVSILVDRHGLIWTTHQLEQLMSLVSGHPHLIRLALYHIVQNSLSLDQLLYHEFTESNPFYHHLQQHFRILEQNPKLVPVLLSILMNEPINANSLEVRQLYQMGLIRVQRGEIELRCELYRYWLRDCQSLQVLSNTFNGDENLQVLLKRWFLLVQVYRLHSIAV; encoded by the coding sequence ATGAAGATTCCTCAATATTCTGCTCATTCCTCCCATCGCGCAATCGATCTGGAACGCTTACTCCACATTCTTGACGATGCAGTTAATTTACAAGTTGGTAAGCACTTCAATACACTACAAACCCTGATTCTTCACGGAGTTTGGATGGAGCAAAGCTATCAGGACATTGCTCAAACTGCTCACTGCTCGGAAACCCACATTAAAAAAGTTGGCGCTGAACTTTGGGAACTCCTTTCTACCGTATTAGCAGAACCTGTGAGTAAAAAAACATTAAGAGCGATCTTGGAGCGACGTAGTAGTGAACTTCTAAAAAGGGTTGCTCAGGCGACTTTACCGACAGTTAGAGTGCCTGATGTTGAAGACTTCCTAGAGTTTCCTGATGGTCCTGTTAAACTTGACTCTCCATTCTATATCAAACATCCTGCAATCGAAACCAAGTGCCATCAGGTACTCCAACAACCTGGCGGATTTGTTCGGCTCCAAGCACCCTCACAGATGGGAAAGACCACTCTGCTGAATCGGATTTTGCTTCAGGCAAAACAGCAGGGGTATCTCTGTGTTTCAATTGACATACAACTCGTCGATCAGACTACACTACAACATCTCGATCGTTTTTTGCAGTGGCTCTGCACTCATATTGCGAGTAGTCTCCAGTTGCCGACAAAATTGAATGACTACTGGGATATCACCTACGGCAGCAAAATCAGTTGTCAAAATTATTTCAAAAATGTTCTACTGCCTCAACTTCAAGCGCCACTGATCCTTGCGATCGACAAATTAGATTTACTGTTTGCCTACCCAAATGTTGCTGATGATTTTTTTGCGCTCTTATGTTCCTGGTACGAACAATCAAAATACAACGAATTGTGGCAGAAGTTGCGGCTGATTCTAGTCTATTCCATGAAACATTATGTGCCGCTCAATCTATATCAATCTCCATTCAATATCGGAGTAGCAGTCGAGCTACCCGAATTAAGTATGGGTCAGGTCAGTATTCTAGTCGATCGTCACGGACTCATTTGGACAACTCATCAATTAGAACAACTCATGTCCCTAGTCAGTGGTCATCCGCATCTGATCAGACTCGCGCTTTATCATATTGTTCAAAACTCTCTATCTCTCGATCAGCTTCTCTATCATGAGTTTACAGAGTCCAATCCCTTCTATCATCACTTACAGCAACACTTCAGGATTTTGGAGCAAAACCCAAAGTTGGTTCCTGTGCTGCTCTCAATCTTGATGAACGAACCCATCAACGCAAACTCTCTAGAGGTACGTCAACTCTACCAGATGGGGTTAATTCGAGTGCAGCGGGGTGAGATCGAGTTGCGGTGTGAATTGTATCGATACTGGTTGAGAGATTGTCAATCTTTACAAGTTTTATCGAATACATTCAATGGCGACGAAAATCTGCAAGTTCTGCTGAAAAGATGGTTTTTACTCGTACAGGTCTATCGGCTCCACTCCATAGCTGTCTAA